Proteins found in one Enterococcus sp. 9D6_DIV0238 genomic segment:
- a CDS encoding ABC transporter ATP-binding protein yields the protein MLGLLRFAKKYRKQVILGPFFKFLEACFELVLPLFMARLVDQGIRNNDQGYVLQMAGWMLLMSIIGLICVMICQYYSSIASQGFGTELRNALMKKINQLSHAELNSFGTDTLITRMTNDINQLQLALAMLIRLVIRAPFLSIGSVIMAFYINVQMGLIFLLMLPLFCIILYFIIKTTVPLYKKVQEKLDLLNRQISQNLSGVRVIRAFSRKQTEEKQVNKVTDDLASIYVRVSNISALLTPATTLVMNLGILVLLYLGGIKVEVGGLQQGEVLALINYMNQMLLALIVVSNLVIIFTRASASASRVNEVLAITPSIQEKVSNETDGLSSQGIVFDQVSFRYHPDAGLALQNINLTIPKNSILGITGPTGGGKSTLTQLIPRFYDTSEGNVYVDDLNVRDWSIEKLRKKIALTPQTAVLFTGTIRENLQWGKEKATDEECWQALATAQCKDFVENLSEGLDTLVYEGGKNFSGGQKQRLTIARALIRKPDILILDDSLSALDYQTDLDLRTALKKDLQETTLILISQRISSIQQADQILVLNSGKQVGLGTHEELLNSSKEYQEIVASQEEENGHDD from the coding sequence ATGTTAGGTTTACTTAGATTTGCTAAAAAATATCGAAAACAGGTGATCCTTGGGCCTTTTTTTAAATTTTTAGAAGCTTGTTTTGAACTGGTCTTGCCTTTGTTTATGGCTCGCTTGGTCGATCAGGGGATTCGAAATAATGATCAGGGTTATGTCTTGCAAATGGCCGGCTGGATGCTTTTGATGTCTATCATTGGTTTGATCTGTGTCATGATTTGTCAATATTATTCTTCGATCGCCTCGCAAGGCTTTGGCACAGAGTTGAGAAATGCACTCATGAAAAAAATCAATCAGCTCTCTCACGCCGAACTGAATAGTTTCGGTACTGATACCTTGATTACACGCATGACTAACGATATCAATCAACTGCAGCTAGCATTAGCAATGTTGATACGTTTAGTTATTCGAGCTCCTTTTTTAAGTATCGGTTCTGTCATCATGGCTTTTTATATCAATGTTCAAATGGGGTTGATCTTTTTATTGATGCTCCCACTTTTTTGCATTATTCTTTATTTTATTATCAAAACAACTGTTCCATTATATAAGAAAGTTCAAGAAAAACTTGATTTATTAAATCGGCAAATCAGCCAAAACTTAAGCGGTGTTCGTGTAATTCGAGCTTTTTCTAGAAAGCAGACAGAAGAAAAACAGGTCAATAAAGTAACAGATGATCTTGCTTCCATCTATGTACGTGTTTCAAATATTTCCGCCTTATTGACACCTGCGACCACTCTTGTCATGAATCTTGGCATATTAGTATTGCTTTATCTTGGCGGAATAAAGGTCGAGGTTGGCGGACTGCAGCAAGGAGAAGTATTGGCTTTGATCAACTATATGAATCAGATGCTGCTGGCATTGATCGTTGTCTCAAACTTAGTCATTATCTTTACACGAGCTTCTGCTTCTGCTTCAAGAGTCAATGAAGTATTAGCGATCACTCCCAGCATTCAAGAAAAAGTATCCAATGAAACTGACGGCCTTTCTTCACAAGGAATCGTCTTCGATCAGGTTTCATTCCGTTATCACCCTGATGCCGGCTTAGCTTTACAGAATATTAATCTGACGATCCCAAAAAATTCAATTTTAGGGATCACTGGACCAACAGGCGGCGGGAAAAGTACACTTACTCAACTGATTCCGCGATTCTATGATACAAGCGAAGGAAATGTCTATGTCGATGATCTAAATGTGCGCGACTGGTCTATAGAAAAACTACGCAAAAAAATTGCTCTTACACCTCAAACAGCAGTCTTATTTACTGGAACGATCCGTGAAAATCTCCAGTGGGGCAAGGAAAAGGCAACCGATGAAGAATGTTGGCAAGCTCTTGCTACGGCTCAATGTAAAGATTTTGTTGAAAATTTAAGCGAGGGTTTAGACACACTAGTCTATGAAGGCGGAAAGAATTTTTCTGGTGGACAAAAACAACGGCTGACGATTGCTCGGGCTTTGATTCGTAAACCAGATATTTTGATTCTAGATGACTCATTGAGTGCCTTAGATTACCAAACTGACCTAGATTTAAGAACTGCGTTAAAGAAAGACCTGCAAGAAACGACTCTGATCCTGATTTCTCAAAGAATCAGCTCTATTCAACAAGCAGATCAAATCCTAGTCTTAAATAGCGGTAAGCAAGTCGGATTAGGGACACACGAAGAGCTCTTGAATTCTTCTAAAGAATATCAAGAAATTGTCGCTTCACAAGAGGAGGAAAACGGCCATGATGACTAA
- a CDS encoding ABC transporter ATP-binding protein → MMTKKNSTRSFNRFLPYLLNYPKEITAATILGILSGLTTVLMTYYMGKSIDTMIGLGNVDFHKLFYLLSLLGGILIVTVISQWLIQRLGNRVAYLSVAELRKDAFAHLNRLPLNYYDQNSHGNIVSRFTNDMDNISVACSAVFNQLFSGISVVIIAFFFMLKLSLLLTIVVLVSTPIIFLVNWLVATSSQKNFAEQQKIVGEISGFVSEMVGNQKIVKAFQQENVSQQRFEQLNQHLYVRGQKAQFSSSLTNPLSRFVDHLTYLSIGLVGGLLLLNGNHTVTVGVISSFTIYSSQFSKPFIELSGITTQIQTALAGLDRTFDIISQPEEKPDGEHAIILTSAVGKVVFDHVDFSYTPSKPLIKNFNLVANPGETIAIVGKTGAGKSTLVNLLMRFYDVNSGSILIDGHPITQITRDSLRKSFGMVLQDTWLFDSTIRDNLTYGNADATDEEIEEAMKKAYIFDFVTRLPQGLDTLIGASGIKISEGQRQLMTIARTMISNPPMLILDEATSSVDTLTEKKIQDAFLQMMTGRTSFVIAHRLSTIKNADKILVMDQGAVVEIGSHDELIEKEDGYYHALYEAQFKNQL, encoded by the coding sequence ATGATGACTAAAAAAAATTCAACTCGTTCTTTTAATCGTTTTCTCCCTTATTTACTAAACTATCCAAAAGAAATAACAGCTGCTACGATTTTAGGTATTTTAAGCGGACTAACGACTGTATTGATGACTTATTATATGGGAAAATCGATCGACACTATGATAGGTTTAGGCAATGTGGATTTTCACAAATTGTTTTATTTACTTAGCTTGCTTGGTGGCATCTTGATCGTGACAGTCATCAGTCAATGGTTGATCCAGCGTTTAGGTAATCGCGTCGCTTATCTTTCTGTAGCTGAACTTAGAAAAGATGCCTTCGCTCATCTGAATCGCCTGCCGCTCAACTACTATGATCAAAATTCACATGGCAATATCGTCAGCCGTTTTACGAATGACATGGATAATATTTCTGTTGCTTGCTCAGCTGTTTTTAACCAGCTATTCTCAGGAATTTCTGTTGTGATCATTGCCTTCTTTTTCATGTTGAAGCTTAGTCTCCTACTCACGATCGTTGTCCTTGTATCAACACCGATCATTTTTCTTGTTAATTGGCTAGTCGCAACCTCTTCACAAAAAAACTTTGCTGAGCAACAAAAAATAGTCGGAGAAATATCCGGATTTGTTTCTGAAATGGTTGGAAATCAAAAAATCGTCAAAGCCTTTCAACAAGAAAATGTTTCTCAGCAACGCTTTGAACAGCTCAATCAACATTTATATGTTCGAGGACAAAAAGCACAGTTTTCTTCTTCGTTAACAAACCCACTTTCACGTTTTGTCGATCATTTGACTTACTTATCGATCGGTCTTGTTGGTGGATTATTACTTTTGAATGGCAACCATACTGTAACCGTCGGTGTGATTTCAAGTTTTACGATCTATTCTAGTCAATTTTCAAAACCTTTTATTGAATTATCTGGAATTACCACTCAAATTCAAACGGCTCTAGCTGGACTGGATCGAACGTTTGATATTATTAGCCAGCCCGAAGAAAAGCCCGATGGCGAACATGCTATTATTTTGACTAGTGCAGTAGGAAAAGTTGTTTTTGATCATGTTGATTTCTCCTATACTCCATCTAAACCACTGATCAAAAATTTTAATTTGGTCGCTAACCCAGGTGAAACGATTGCTATCGTAGGTAAAACCGGAGCAGGAAAGTCCACCTTAGTAAATCTATTGATGCGGTTTTATGATGTAAATAGTGGATCGATTTTAATTGATGGACATCCAATCACACAAATAACGAGAGATAGTTTGCGGAAAAGTTTCGGTATGGTTTTGCAGGATACATGGCTATTTGACAGTACGATCCGTGATAATCTGACTTACGGCAATGCAGACGCAACTGATGAAGAAATCGAGGAAGCCATGAAAAAAGCGTACATCTTTGATTTTGTCACACGTTTGCCACAAGGATTGGATACACTGATCGGTGCAAGCGGCATCAAGATTTCAGAAGGTCAAAGACAATTGATGACAATTGCAAGAACGATGATCAGCAACCCGCCTATGTTGATTCTTGATGAAGCCACTAGTTCAGTCGATACTTTGACAGAGAAAAAGATCCAGGACGCATTTTTGCAAATGATGACTGGTCGTACGAGCTTTGTTATCGCTCATAGATTATCAACAATCAAAAATGCAGATAAAATTTTAGTCATGGATCAAGGAGCAGTCGTTGAGATCGGTAGTCACGACGAACTGATCGAAAAAGAAGATGGTTATTATCATGCATTATACGAAGCTCAATTTAAGAATCAATTGTAA
- a CDS encoding folate family ECF transporter S component: MLVLKKKRIDARTITLMSLLIALMVVFTRFISFETQFLRISLTFIPESLMGILFGPFWTGIGSAVADTVGMMLFPKGPYFPGFTLNAFISGAIYGFFYYKKELTWKRVFTATLLVTVLIHLFLTPLWLGLMYGVNLSNIAWWIPRILKNIIFFPIQVVATYYLGNKVPYKQLLNKSLANFK; encoded by the coding sequence ATGCTAGTATTGAAGAAAAAAAGAATTGATGCACGAACCATTACGTTGATGAGTTTATTGATCGCGTTGATGGTGGTTTTCACACGGTTTATTTCGTTTGAGACCCAATTTTTACGGATCAGTCTGACATTTATTCCAGAATCATTGATGGGAATTTTGTTTGGACCATTTTGGACAGGGATCGGCAGTGCAGTTGCTGACACAGTTGGCATGATGTTGTTTCCAAAGGGACCTTATTTCCCTGGATTTACACTGAATGCGTTTATTTCAGGAGCAATTTACGGTTTCTTCTATTATAAAAAGGAGCTGACTTGGAAACGTGTCTTTACAGCAACATTGCTTGTAACAGTACTCATTCATCTATTTTTAACACCATTGTGGCTAGGACTGATGTATGGGGTGAATCTATCAAATATTGCCTGGTGGATTCCTAGAATTTTGAAGAACATTATTTTCTTCCCGATTCAAGTAGTTGCTACTTACTATTTAGGCAATAAAGTACCATATAAACAACTTTTGAATAAATCATTAGCAAATTTTAAATAA
- the mgsA gene encoding methylglyoxal synthase, whose amino-acid sequence MKIALIAHDRKKDLMVKLTLAYQPILKEHELFATGTTGLKISEATGLPVHRFKSGPLGGDQQIGAMISEDKLDMVIFLRDPLAAQPHEPDVTALIRLSDVYEIPLATNIGTAEILLRGLQAGFADFRNVVHETDNKPLSF is encoded by the coding sequence ATGAAAATAGCATTGATTGCTCATGACCGTAAAAAAGATTTGATGGTCAAATTGACCTTGGCGTATCAGCCTATATTGAAAGAACATGAATTATTTGCTACAGGAACTACGGGTTTGAAAATCTCAGAAGCAACAGGGCTGCCTGTTCATCGATTCAAGTCTGGTCCTCTAGGCGGTGATCAGCAAATCGGTGCAATGATTTCAGAGGACAAGCTCGATATGGTTATTTTTCTTAGAGATCCTTTGGCTGCTCAGCCGCACGAACCAGATGTGACAGCGTTGATCAGATTAAGTGATGTGTATGAGATTCCTTTAGCAACAAATATCGGTACGGCAGAGATTTTATTAAGAGGACTTCAAGCCGGTTTTGCTGACTTTAGAAATGTTGTTCATGAAACAGATAATAAACCGCTTTCTTTTTAG
- a CDS encoding ABC transporter ATP-binding protein, with protein MVEMALKNVYKKYDNAENYSVTDFNLEIADREFIVFVGPSGCGKSTTLRMIAGLEDITEGELSIGDRVVNDVAPKDRDIAMVFQNYALYPHMTVFDNMAFGLKLRKYDKAEIKTRVENAAEILGLTEYLKRKPAALSGGQRQRVALGRAIVRDAKVFLMDEPLSNLDAKLRVAMRAEIAKLHRRLETTTIYVTHDQTEAMTMADRIVIMKDGFIQQIGTPKEVYNTPSNMFVAGFIGSPAMNFFKVTLNNGVIRDGHGLELKIPEGKNKLLVEKGYEGKEVIFGIRPEDIHSEQVALDAMTDAVVRSEVVVSELLGAETMLYTRLGDTEFISKVDARDFHKPEEMVDLAFNISKAHFFDPESEQVIKLP; from the coding sequence ATGGTGGAAATGGCGTTAAAAAATGTCTATAAAAAATATGATAATGCAGAGAATTATTCTGTAACAGATTTTAACTTAGAGATAGCAGACCGTGAATTTATCGTTTTTGTTGGCCCATCCGGCTGTGGAAAATCAACAACCTTGCGTATGATCGCCGGTTTAGAAGATATCACAGAGGGCGAGCTTTCGATCGGAGATAGAGTCGTGAATGATGTTGCACCAAAAGACCGTGACATCGCGATGGTTTTCCAAAACTATGCACTATACCCTCATATGACTGTTTTTGACAATATGGCTTTCGGATTGAAGCTTCGTAAATACGACAAAGCAGAAATCAAAACACGGGTAGAAAATGCTGCCGAAATATTAGGTCTGACAGAATACTTAAAACGCAAACCCGCTGCCTTATCTGGTGGACAACGTCAACGTGTGGCATTAGGTCGTGCCATTGTACGTGATGCAAAAGTCTTCTTGATGGATGAACCTTTATCCAACTTGGATGCAAAACTGCGTGTTGCCATGCGTGCTGAAATCGCTAAACTACACCGCCGTCTGGAAACAACGACGATTTATGTTACACATGACCAAACAGAGGCAATGACGATGGCAGACCGAATCGTTATCATGAAAGATGGTTTTATTCAACAAATCGGAACGCCAAAAGAAGTTTATAATACACCTAGCAACATGTTTGTTGCTGGCTTCATCGGTTCACCTGCAATGAATTTCTTTAAAGTTACATTGAACAATGGCGTGATCCGAGATGGCCATGGACTTGAATTAAAGATTCCAGAAGGAAAAAACAAATTACTCGTTGAAAAAGGCTATGAAGGAAAAGAAGTCATTTTCGGCATTCGACCTGAAGATATCCACAGTGAACAAGTTGCTTTAGACGCAATGACTGATGCAGTCGTTCGTTCCGAAGTCGTAGTTTCTGAACTTCTAGGTGCTGAAACAATGCTTTATACTAGACTGGGCGATACAGAATTTATTTCTAAAGTTGATGCGCGTGATTTCCACAAACCAGAAGAAATGGTTGATTTAGCATTCAATATCAGTAAAGCACATTTCTTCGATCCTGAATCAGAACAAGTCATTAAGTTACCTTGA
- a CDS encoding formate--tetrahydrofolate ligase translates to MVKTDIEIAQEATMRPVTEIAEKIGLNENQFELYGKYKAKIDVDQISQNKEGKVILVTAITPTPAGEGKTTTVVGLGDALNRIGKETIIALREPSLGPVFGIKGGAAGGGYAQVIPMEDINLHFTGDFHAIGAANNLLAAIIDNHIFQGNELGIDNRRITWKRAVDMNDRQLRHIVDGLGARVNGVPREDGFEITVASEIMAVLCLSNDIEDLKTNLANIIIGYTYDNQPVTVRELNAQGAMTALLKDAIKPNLVQTLENNPALIHGGPFANIAHGCNSVIATNTARKLADYVVTEGGFGADLGAEKFIDIKCRKSGIRPSAVVVVATVRALKMHGGVPKDQLGTEDIDALEKGLPNLLKHIENTTTVFGLPTVVAINKFPTDTDAELALVEAECKKREVNVVLSDVWANGGAGGEELAREVVRLADQENHFSFTYPDEYSIKEKISAIVEKVYGGKGVQYEPLAEREIAKLEKLGFGYLPICMAKTQYSLSDDQTKLGRPTDFTVTISNIKISAGAGFIVAYTGTIMTMPGLPKKPAYEKIDVDSDGKIVGLF, encoded by the coding sequence ATGGTCAAAACAGATATCGAAATCGCACAAGAAGCAACGATGCGACCAGTGACAGAAATCGCTGAAAAGATTGGATTAAATGAAAATCAGTTTGAATTATATGGAAAATACAAAGCAAAGATCGATGTTGATCAGATCTCCCAAAATAAAGAAGGAAAAGTCATTTTAGTTACAGCAATCACACCAACACCAGCAGGCGAAGGAAAAACAACGACTGTCGTTGGCTTAGGAGATGCGTTGAATCGAATTGGTAAAGAGACGATCATTGCATTGAGAGAACCTTCTTTAGGTCCTGTTTTCGGGATCAAAGGTGGTGCTGCAGGTGGCGGCTATGCTCAGGTGATCCCGATGGAAGACATCAATCTACATTTTACAGGTGATTTCCATGCGATCGGTGCGGCAAATAACTTACTGGCGGCAATCATCGATAATCATATTTTCCAAGGCAATGAGCTGGGCATAGACAACCGCAGAATCACTTGGAAAAGAGCAGTAGATATGAATGATCGTCAATTGAGACATATTGTTGACGGACTGGGTGCACGTGTGAATGGGGTTCCTAGAGAAGATGGTTTTGAGATCACGGTTGCTTCAGAAATCATGGCGGTACTATGTTTATCGAATGATATTGAAGATCTAAAAACAAATCTTGCAAATATTATCATTGGTTATACGTATGATAATCAACCAGTCACCGTAAGAGAATTGAATGCACAAGGAGCAATGACCGCTTTACTGAAAGATGCCATCAAACCGAATCTGGTTCAGACGTTAGAAAACAATCCAGCGTTGATCCATGGCGGTCCGTTTGCTAATATTGCTCATGGCTGTAATAGCGTGATCGCAACAAATACGGCTAGAAAATTGGCAGATTATGTTGTGACAGAAGGAGGATTCGGTGCAGATCTAGGTGCGGAAAAGTTCATTGACATCAAGTGCCGTAAATCAGGAATTCGTCCTTCAGCAGTCGTTGTAGTCGCAACAGTTCGCGCATTGAAAATGCATGGTGGTGTGCCAAAAGATCAACTGGGAACAGAAGACATCGATGCGTTGGAAAAAGGTTTGCCGAATTTACTTAAGCATATCGAAAATACAACCACTGTTTTTGGCTTACCAACAGTAGTTGCGATCAATAAGTTTCCGACGGATACAGATGCTGAATTAGCTTTAGTTGAAGCAGAATGTAAAAAACGAGAGGTAAACGTAGTTCTTTCTGATGTTTGGGCTAATGGTGGTGCAGGCGGTGAAGAGCTAGCTCGCGAAGTTGTTCGTTTAGCAGACCAAGAAAATCATTTTTCTTTTACCTATCCAGATGAGTATTCGATCAAAGAGAAAATCAGTGCGATCGTAGAGAAAGTTTACGGCGGTAAAGGCGTACAATATGAACCACTTGCGGAACGTGAAATTGCTAAATTAGAAAAACTAGGATTTGGATATTTACCGATTTGTATGGCCAAAACCCAATATTCGCTGTCTGATGATCAAACGAAATTAGGACGGCCGACAGACTTTACTGTTACTATCAGTAACATCAAAATATCCGCAGGAGCTGGATTTATCGTTGCCTATACGGGAACTATCATGACTATGCCCGGGTTGCCGAAAAAACCAGCTTATGAGAAAATCGATGTTGATTCTGATGGGAAAATTGTAGGGCTTTTCTAA
- a CDS encoding M20 metallopeptidase family protein, which yields MLTEKQTLFADGLQEELVEIRRHLHQNPEIGLELPKTVAFVKEKLTEYGYDPQSCGESGITVVAGKKPGKTFLLRGDMDALPIKELTDLSFKSENDYMHACGHDMHTTMLLGAAKILKEFEDDLEGQVKLLFQPGEEILSGSKVCIENGVLENPKVDAGMMMHVFPFSTLKVGQIMPTPGGTFMASADWFEINIKGRGGHGSQPETSIDPINVAVHIYTALQELSAREIGSEERFVLTIGEFTGGTPGASNIIPETTVMKGTLRTLKEDVRVQVKERMIAIAENIAKAFRAEAEVVFTNGCTTNVNDPELSAFTKDSLTETFGAERIVDIPISTPLMGSEDFGEISQLIPTATVLLVASEENINLHNPAIVFDESILKEGAKVYFDTAVSWLKK from the coding sequence ATGCTAACAGAAAAACAAACATTATTTGCTGATGGATTACAAGAAGAACTGGTCGAAATCAGAAGACATTTGCATCAAAACCCAGAGATTGGGCTGGAATTACCTAAAACCGTTGCGTTCGTGAAAGAAAAACTGACAGAGTATGGATATGACCCCCAATCGTGCGGGGAATCAGGAATTACGGTTGTTGCCGGGAAAAAGCCGGGAAAAACATTTTTATTACGTGGAGATATGGATGCTTTGCCGATTAAGGAACTGACTGATTTGTCTTTTAAATCTGAAAATGACTATATGCATGCTTGTGGGCATGATATGCACACAACGATGCTCTTGGGTGCCGCAAAAATCCTAAAAGAGTTTGAAGATGATCTTGAAGGGCAAGTAAAACTATTGTTCCAGCCTGGAGAAGAGATTCTTTCAGGATCAAAAGTTTGTATCGAAAATGGTGTGTTAGAAAATCCTAAAGTGGATGCAGGAATGATGATGCATGTCTTTCCTTTCAGCACGCTAAAAGTTGGACAAATCATGCCGACGCCAGGGGGAACCTTCATGGCAAGTGCTGACTGGTTTGAGATCAATATTAAAGGACGGGGCGGTCATGGTTCTCAACCGGAAACATCGATCGATCCAATCAATGTAGCTGTGCATATCTATACTGCTTTACAGGAGCTTTCTGCAAGAGAGATCGGCTCAGAAGAACGATTTGTATTGACGATCGGTGAATTCACAGGAGGAACACCAGGAGCTTCGAATATCATTCCTGAAACGACTGTGATGAAGGGCACATTAAGAACATTGAAAGAAGATGTACGTGTGCAGGTCAAAGAACGAATGATAGCGATCGCAGAAAATATTGCCAAAGCATTTCGTGCAGAAGCAGAGGTCGTCTTTACGAATGGATGTACCACCAATGTCAATGATCCTGAACTTTCAGCCTTTACCAAAGACTCACTGACAGAAACGTTTGGCGCAGAACGAATCGTAGATATTCCTATCTCAACACCATTGATGGGAAGCGAGGATTTTGGCGAAATCAGTCAATTGATTCCAACAGCAACGGTTCTTTTAGTCGCATCAGAAGAAAATATCAATTTGCATAATCCTGCCATCGTTTTTGATGAGTCGATTTTAAAAGAAGGAGCAAAAGTTTATTTTGATACAGCAGTGAGCTGGTTGAAAAAATAA
- the lpdA gene encoding dihydrolipoyl dehydrogenase: MRYDLIVVGAGPGGYVAAIKAAQLDMKVALVEEQRVGGTCLNRGCIPTKSLLHSAETVRTIKQSEEIGIHIDNITLDMDSIYQKKDQVVDQLVQGVEALVKANKVDLIMGRGEIIAKDKVRVSGETYETDKILIATGSKPAIPPIPGSDLPGVLTSNELLAQSNQYKQLVIIGGGVIGVEFASIFNDLGCDVTIIEAADTLLPNFDSEISKKLALILKKQGIKIFTKSSVASLTKDELLTCTFTSKGKEMSAEGDAVLIATGRKAAFDGLFAEGFAVELDKQAIWVNETFETSVKGIYAIGDVASRGMQLAHLASAQGVNAVMAMNQKAGVYDLDLVPSCVYTTPEIASVGITEAQAKEQGISIKLGKYPMAGNGKTIIAGSSLGFIKVIAEAQSDKIIGAHLMCERATDMISEFATAIANGLTIDQVTTIIHPHPTYNEGVGEAYELLTGHSIHTMPKK; encoded by the coding sequence GTGAGGTATGATTTAATTGTTGTTGGAGCAGGACCTGGAGGCTATGTAGCAGCAATCAAGGCTGCTCAGTTGGACATGAAAGTAGCACTTGTTGAAGAGCAAAGAGTTGGCGGGACATGCTTGAATCGAGGCTGTATCCCGACGAAATCTTTGCTGCATTCTGCTGAGACAGTTAGAACGATCAAGCAGTCAGAGGAAATCGGCATTCACATCGACAATATCACTCTTGACATGGATAGTATCTATCAAAAAAAAGATCAAGTAGTCGATCAATTGGTTCAAGGAGTCGAAGCACTAGTCAAGGCAAACAAAGTGGACTTGATCATGGGACGCGGCGAAATCATTGCAAAAGATAAAGTCAGAGTTTCAGGAGAAACTTATGAAACAGATAAGATCTTGATTGCAACTGGCTCAAAACCAGCGATTCCGCCTATACCTGGAAGTGATTTACCTGGTGTTTTGACGAGTAATGAACTTTTGGCTCAGTCAAATCAATATAAGCAGTTGGTCATTATCGGTGGAGGTGTGATCGGTGTCGAGTTTGCTTCGATTTTTAATGATCTAGGCTGTGATGTTACGATCATTGAGGCTGCTGACACGCTTTTACCAAATTTTGATAGTGAGATTTCCAAGAAATTAGCATTGATCCTGAAAAAGCAAGGAATCAAGATCTTTACTAAATCCAGTGTTGCATCGCTCACTAAAGATGAGCTGTTGACCTGTACATTCACTTCAAAAGGCAAAGAAATGAGTGCAGAAGGGGACGCCGTACTGATCGCAACAGGTCGTAAAGCTGCATTTGATGGACTGTTTGCCGAAGGTTTTGCTGTTGAGCTTGATAAACAGGCGATTTGGGTCAATGAAACCTTTGAAACATCTGTTAAAGGCATTTATGCGATCGGTGATGTTGCCAGCCGTGGTATGCAATTAGCACATCTAGCTTCTGCTCAAGGAGTGAATGCTGTGATGGCAATGAATCAAAAGGCAGGTGTCTATGATTTGGACTTAGTTCCATCTTGTGTGTATACGACGCCAGAGATCGCTTCAGTCGGAATAACAGAGGCACAGGCAAAAGAACAGGGAATTTCGATCAAACTCGGTAAATATCCGATGGCCGGCAACGGAAAAACGATCATTGCAGGTTCTTCTTTAGGTTTTATCAAAGTCATCGCAGAAGCCCAAAGTGATAAAATCATCGGTGCTCATCTAATGTGTGAGCGTGCGACAGATATGATCAGTGAGTTTGCGACAGCTATCGCAAATGGCTTGACCATCGATCAAGTGACGACGATCATTCATCCTCATCCAACGTACAATGAAGGCGTTGGTGAAGCCTATGAGCTTTTAACAGGACACAGTATCCACACCATGCCTAAAAAATAG